The window CTCTTggtatgtggaaggttcgcgagagtggaaacacacaagacacgggcgatgtatacaggttcgggccgctgagaagcgtaataccctactcctgtgttttggtggatcgtgtatgaagaagctacaaagtgcgagccagcccccgatcgttctgggatcgtttttttgtttctccctctcccccctctctaagtgggcaaggtcctccttttatatctcaaggggataccacatgcaccatctctccctttccaaactggacttgccttctcttcattaatggacggagatttgtatggttgccgtccgaatgaccttctgatgggacggcccatacctacctccacttccgccggaagcaggcgcgacgtgggaaaatggctgtctgctgacgacatgaccagtgtcagaccggtcacaaatcggtcatttttgtccaccacgcgtcagtttaacaatctgcatgttcgcccttcttcatacaatatcttgcttgtaatggttaggatgaagcctggcatatatctggcCGGggccaacgtgccatctccaggagataacacgccggctccggctagggacgagtgcttggaggctctcatcctgacgggatggggcgaggcgtgtgtcagaccgcctattgccacctaacccacgatctgaccggtctgtgaccggtcacagaccggataaacgagcgcgctgcacggcgttacatgcggcgtgacgcgcttcgtccaaaccgcaataaatgcggtcaggtgagccccgctgcgctcacctaacctaTACACGCGGCGCACAACCttcaaggggtcggggcgcctcagccctcggggccgaaacgggagcggtccgacccctcggggagacaaggagggggggcggccacatcaccctcgggcccgacccccccccccccccgccccgagggggtcaggcctcgtgggtgattgctcctgcccaagcctctagttatgatactcccggtcccatgtcaccgacagctaTAAAACTCAGCAACTGCTCTTGCCCAGCTATCAACACATTCTCCtgtttcaaacaaaaaaacataTCTTTCCTCCTTCTCCCATTAGCTTTGGCATGATATTATTTAGTGTTATTATCACCTCTAACACATCTCTCTCCTTGCATCTTTGTAACCATTTTAGCATCTCCTTCCTCGTAGTAAACCTCGGTTGATcctatctccctctctcttctatGCTCACATACACCATGATTCTTACACCATTTATTTAACTCTTCTAACTCCCTCACTaatttctcctttttctctcttataCTTTCCTTTCCAATTCATATTCCAACCCTTAAGAGCTTTCCTtaaatttctaagattttttttaccatttttcTATACTTAAGAGACCCTCCTTACTATTTCATAGGCTTTTCTCACCACATCATGTATATTTCTCTCAACATCAAActatttttaaacttaaaaggCTTTTCTCACCGCATTATGTACATCTTCCCTCAACATCCAACTATTTTCAAACTTCTTTTTTTGGTAATTGATATGTATCCAATGGAATATGTACATGATCAGAATAAATCCTCTTTAGACTTCTTACTATTATTGTAATTAGATAATTACTCTCCCAGCTGTTAGCGACTAAGCTTCTCACACTGTATTCATTAGTTATTATACCATGTGATAACACACATACTCAACTTATTTTGATCAACAATTGCATTGAACAGAAAACTCTATTTATTATAACCTCCCTTCTTATTTTTCTCACtttattttctaattatattaAATTCACACCCCAACACTATTGGATAGGACTGTTTTTTGGCAAATTAAAACAAGTTTTAAAAACTCATCATTTTTTAGTAGAACCATAAACCACTATCAAATTCCAAGTAAAACCATCAGATTTATTCATTAACAGAACCCTTACTAAAAATTTCTCACAATCTTCTTCTCTAACTTCAAAAGTAAAACCATCAGATTTATTCATTAACAGAACCCTTACTAAATATTTCTCACACTCTTCATCTATAACTTCAAAAACTATTTCACATCCTTCATCTTTAAGATTCAAGAACTATCTCATTGTAGTACTCAaactatttattttaaaaggtgATATTAGATTCTTGTCTTATTTCATTGCTTCATAACCACCAATTATACGATGAACTTATAATGTAGAGAATGAGAAGGGTGGAAAAGTGGTCAGCAATACAACATGTGTGTagttaaaatattttaacaAGAAATCATCACAAATAAACGCCTCTAATTGAAAAGATAAGATAAATCTCCGTGACTTTGCCTATCTCCGTGTGCGGTGAATCAATTATGTTAGAAACTGTTTTCTGTGAATCCTTCTAATATCCCAACCTAAGCTAATTTGGATGTAGATGTTCCTTCTCCATACTCACCAAGTCCAGATATAGAAGACCCAACCTAAAATCCATTGTGTAACTACTTGGCATGGTTTAATCTCTCGGTCCgaaattatataattttatgaataaaatttgatcaattttgaacaaaatattaccaaattcacgaaaaaatgaaataaaaataaaaatttcggCCGAAATAATATCGTATTGGGTTCTAATAATGTGAACCCTGGTCACCACTGGTGGATACTTGCACATATTAAATGCATTTTCAACTGGCACCATAGTCTCATCGTGTATTGTGACTTCAGTACCAACAAATACAATCCCAGCACACTTTAACATATGACTCAACATTGGTATCATTCTATGACTAACCCCCATAACAATTGTTACTAAGTGTTTTGCCAAAGAATCGATACTGAGGCAAATTGACATTTTCTAACTGCAAACCAAACATCGGAAATCGGGATGTGTGAGTCTTCTTTATAGTTCCAGAAATGCGGATAGTAAACTGTACAAGAGTTTTCCTTATCGTCTATCATAAACAAACctattgaaattcaaaattgtACTGAGATGAAATCACGGGGATATCAAAATTATATTACCTTGTAACAATACAATGATCTAACTATACAAACAGTAGATACACTTCATAGAATTTTACTTACTACATAAAGACGgagttagaaaattataaagaGTAGTGTTGAACTTGACTATGCACATGACTATATCTTTATATGAATTTAGGAGACCGGAGACCAGCCTAGGGCTCAAGGTCTAGTTGTCCTCTTGTCTCCAGTTAGACTGACCAATTAATGTGCAAACTCTAGACTATTACAGATAAGAATAAATGATCACATGAAAACCAGTACGGAGCTTATGATCCTTGAAGATGACAAATCCTAGTAAAAGTATTTTATGACATACTTATGTAACGATACACCAAACAAGATTTTTATGCAATTTCGTAATGCCTTACGAGCAACTAATCAAACAAGGTGAGCTAAGTAGTTAATCATCCAATAGAATGATTAGAAAACGTGCATTGGTGCATAAAATGTATAGTTTGTAAGATGATACGAATGCACCCGTACCCATTTCACTATCTCCATTTTATGTTCAGATTATGAATTTGAAGTGACATGTAGAGAATCAACTGGAAGAATCAACCGTAGTTGAGAATGGTCATGATTCAAAAAGACAGAAAAACTGGGGTGTTTAGCGAAGGAAATTAGGTGAAGTACTATGTTTTGGTTTTTATACTCGTACAGTTAGACTATTACATAGTGGAATGTTAGCTGATTAAACAAAATGGATGTTATTTGGCCAGTAAAATATTGATAACTGCCAACCTATTTATAAGTGAATGTATCAAATGCACAGTTGTTTTTGAACAACTGCTAGTAGCATCTGTAGGGTTTATTCCAAGTTTAAATCAACCATAAAGAGCAGCTCGAGCATATGCTTAATGTGTATAAGTTAACAAGAGTATGTTGTGAGATTATACTGTTTTCTCTCATGAATGCGCAATTTAGTTCCTTTTTTgggtgaaaaatatatatagttactccatccatcccataatatagcaacctggTACCGGATGTGACATCTCATAATACAAtgcagattcattgtattatgAGATGTTCCATCCAGTACTAGGTTGTTATACTATGGGactatgggacggagggagtttttttttttctctattgctCACAGGCAGCATGCTAGTGTCAGGTTTGACATGTAGAGTAGCATTACTATTGTCCAGTAGTGTTGAATTGTTCTAATTTTCGAATAATATTTCTTTCTAGCTTGGTAGGTGTACACCTAAGTTTCTTCTACTGACGCTCTATAGTTTCTTTCTAGCTCTAGTAGTACTGTTGAATTgttctaacttttccattttCTTAAATAAGAATTTAATCATTTTAGTAGTACAGAGAACAAGTGAGATTTTGGGAGGATCGCTGGGTGGGTGACAACTCCTTTGATAAGTTGTATCCCTCACTCTATTTACTAACAAGAAATAAGCATGCGAGAGTGAGCGAAGTACTGGGCAATGTTCCTCTAAATGTGTCCTTTAGAAGGGCGTTGGTGGGGGTAACCTGAATGCATGGTACAAACTGGTAGCCAAGGTGGCCTTGTTTAACTTATCTAATAgtccagattttttttaagatgggAATCCAATGGGAGGGGAGTCTTCTCGATGGGTTCTATGTATAAGGCTCTTATGTAACATAATGTGGTACCAAGATCTTTAATCTGAAAGCTCAGAATTCCACTTAGGATTAAGATTTTCCTTTGGTATATCAAAGAAAGAGTACTCTTAACAAAAGACAATTTGGTTAAAAGGAGATGGAAAGGAAGTACTAAAGAATCTTGATTGTCATGTTGCACAGTTGGTTTGGAATGCTCTTTTCATGGTCCTAGGAATACAAGTGCCTACTTCTGCTGCTAATCTTCTAGGAATACAAGTGCCTACTTCTGCTGCTAATCTTCTAGGTGGTTGGTCAAGGGGCTTAGTACCTAACCTTAGAGATCAACTCTTCGTGGGAGTTGCAGCTATCTCTTGGGCACTTTGACTTGCTAGGAATGATGTAGTCTTCAATGGCTAAAATATTAACTCTCTCTTGCAGGTTATTTTTAGGGCGACACACTGGGCTCGCTAGTGGTCTTTGCTTCTTAAAGAAGGTGATGAGGAAGCCGTGAAGATTGGGTGCCAAAAATTGAAAGTTATCGTTATAGAATTCTACTCAAAATCTGGGTGGAATTGGAGAGGAAGATTGAATTGTTAGTTGAAATCTTTTGTTGTGAGACTTGTTCTGATGTCTTTGTCGTCCGCCTGCCTCCTATGGTGGCGTTTGCCTTTGAACTTGTTTGTAAGCCTAAGTGATTGACGATGTAATACTGGGGTGATGCTAATAGGCGCGTACGCGCTGCGAAGCAAAGTCGCAGACGCGCAGATGCTGCCAGTCCCGCACGAGCACCTTCCGAGCCTTCCACTAATATCTGTGTTAGTGCTAATCTTTAGCGGTTTACACTAATTGATTTTTGTAATGAAATGATAAATAAAATAGTtgggttgaaaattttaaaatacgaattgaaagtttagttgaaagttttcaaatttgagtgtAAAGTTTtcgaatttgagttgaaagttttcaaattttgacttgaaagtttttgatcttgagttgaaaattttcaaatcttgacttaaaagttttaaattttcaattgaaagttttcacatttgagttgaaaattttcaaatcttgactgaaagtttttaaatttaagttgaaagttttcaaatcttgacttaaaagttttcaaatttaaattgaaagttttaaattttcagtATAAAGTTCATTcgaatttcaattttttttcatacactGTGTATATAAAATGATATGAAGCTAATCACGTGAGATAGAAAAGAGAGACAAAAACAAGTCAGACGTGCTTGCTTCCGCTTCTGTGGGCCGGCGTGGGCTTAGCCCCATGCACCGATAAGCATCTCGCGCATACGCGGATGAGAATGTGGGCCTCGCGCGAGTTGTGTTGATGGCGCGTGCGCGCCCATTAGCAATTTCGGTAAAATACTGTGGTTGTGTACATTCTTCAGGATGTAGAGGCTGGGTTTTATTTAATCCATTATCAAAAAAATGAGAATAATCATGGAATATTGTTTGTTTTTTATCACAGACGAATGGAGTACTAGCCATGTCGACCTATGAAGCTAAAGCTTAGCCACCAGAATCACCAGCAGTGATCTTGAACTGGTTGTGAATTTTGTGATCTCGAAGTTACTCTGCTTGCCCCTGGGTGAACAGATCAATGAACTACCGATCGTGTTGGAGAATTAGTTTGTTTTGTTTCTACTCCTGATTTCATCGTGCCGCGTGACGCTTACAAGTCGCTAGAACTGCTATTTACCTCTACTTACAATTTCTGAATGTTGTCAGTGTACGTGTACATACGACTTTAGATTGACCTTGGATTTTCATAAATTCCCAACACCCATGTACTTGTAGCAAACTTAGCTAGTAGAAATGAAATTTTGATTTAAGGATAAGGATCCATATTATCCATTAATTGGGTGTTACAGCATAAATAACTAAACTCGACATTTTACTTATTTCTTCAACATGTAGCAATTTCAGGCGTTGTAGCAGATGCTGACGGGCGGTCGTCACTTCCTAGTTCTTCTCCTTGTAACTGTTGCAGCTATCGACACAAGCTGCAACATCAGCATCTGTTGCCCGTGCTGCTAGCCATaataacccaaaaaaaaaaagttaagatgCAAACACATGCGAGATCGCATGAACACACGTTCATAACTATGAGTTTGCAAcattatcatatattaatatatatggaGGAGCCTGTCAATTAGTAATTTAgtattacttttatttttttaatagataacaccATTAGCTTTTTTCATATGTTTgattatttgtcttattaaaaaatttatgtaattataattaattttgttgTGAATTGTTTTAtcacacaaaaatattttaagtatgatttatattctactatatatttacataaatttttcctaTAAAACAAATGATTATAAATTTTTCCTATAAAACGAATGATTAAACACATACTTAAAAATCAACCGTGTCACTTATTAAAACCCCGAGGTAGGACTAAGTCTGCAGACTAATGAAGGACCGCATAATCTTACATTCTCCGGTTGCCGCATCCCCGATCGACGACGTGCAGAGCTCCCTGCAGCCTGCATCTCCGGCgaacaccggcgccgccgccgccgccgtcgactcgCCGCCTCGGGTACAGTTGTGAATCGGCTTCAAGACGCAGCAGGTGAAGCAGAAGAGCTTGCAGCCAGCTCGAGAACTGCCTTGCTCGCAGTCAGGCAAGCAGTCATCGTAGCATCTGCCGATCTCGGACTCCGCTGACGCCAGCTGCAGCTGGCCTGACGTCAGCAGGATGAGCAGCAAGATGCAGGCAGCAGCAGTAGCTGCCACCACTCCATTCCTCCCCATTGATTCTTTGGTCTTGTTCAGTCCTGATGCAAAGCCAGAGGCAGAGATTGGATTAAGTGTAAAAAAACTGAACAAATTGCTAGCTCACATGAACTGAGAAGAAGACCTTGGTGAAGCTTGCTGAATAATTGTTGTTCTACTGCTGAGATAGAACCTGAGACATTTTATACTAGCATTGAGGGCTTGAAGAAGTAAATGTTCTTTGGAGAAGTTTTCTCCAAATATTACTGTGATAACTGATCTATCATCCTGATTAGCCTAGTTCCACAAGAAGCATTGCTTCTTTGTTGCAACTGCATGCGCCCCCAAATTCCGTTCTGGAAATTCTGTTTCTCACCTGACCATACTTGGAACAATGTCCAGTACTTCACATGCTTGCCAGATTCCAAACATGAACTGAATTACAAATTCAGAGAAACTGCCTGACAAATATAACTCGAAACCATTGGTTCATTGGTTGCAGGGAACTACACGCATCAACCATTCCCCGTTTCGAGTTTGCATACTGTTGATAATTAACAGAAACCTTATTTTACCATCCATAGAAATAGGAAGTAGCTGCAATCCACATTGAAATACGAGTGTTGCATTTTATTCTAGGAAAATTTAAGCCTGGGAAGCAATAATTCAACAtgcatactactccctccgtcccacaatgtaagtgattttcagtttttacttgtaacgtttgaccactcgtcttattcaaatttttttataaatataaaaaacaaatagttgtgcttaaaatactgtagataataaagtaagtcacaaataaaattattaatagtttcaaaaaattttgaataagacgagtggtcatacgttgcaagcaaaaactcaaaatcccttatattatgggacggagggagtacaaaatatGAGTAGCATTTACTTATATCTTGAGTACAAACAATCGGGTAGGTACGTATATTTAGCCGTATAAAAtgggtgaaggaaaaaaaaaagtttgactagtcAACCATCCTATCCGACCCCATGCTCGTCTGCCACGTGGCCCAGTAACTAAATGGGCCGTACAAGTTTCACTTATCCACCGCGAcatcga of the Oryza sativa Japonica Group chromosome 2, ASM3414082v1 genome contains:
- the LOC9272291 gene encoding uncharacterized protein isoform X2 — translated: MGRNGVVAATAAACILLLILLTSGQLQLASAESEIGRCYDDCLPDCEQGSSRAGCKLFCFTCCVLKPIHNCTRGGESTAAAAAPVFAGDAGCRELCTSSIGDAATGESRATDADVAACVDSCNSYKEKN
- the LOC9272291 gene encoding uncharacterized protein isoform X1 codes for the protein MGRNGVVAATAAACILLLILLTSGQLQLASAESEIGRCYDDCLPDCEQGSSRAGCKLFCFTCCVLKPIHNCTRGGESTAAAAAPVFAGDAGCRELCTSSIGDAATGESARATDADVAACVDSCNSYKEKN